One stretch of Hymenobacter chitinivorans DSM 11115 DNA includes these proteins:
- a CDS encoding Crp/Fnr family transcriptional regulator, producing the protein MAAALLAYLQLFGPLPAPDQTLIAGAWTPRSLAEGETLFAAGAVCRELFFIDQGVLRIVVTQETGKEVTHFFLAENRFCTILRSFTHEVPAAESILAACPARVLVIGKPRLEALYQQLPYLRPRIDQIIQQGLLDKIQTRNAYLGQDSATRYQRFLQGQPDIARRVSLTDVASYLGITPQSLSRIRRGSR; encoded by the coding sequence ATGGCGGCTGCTCTGCTGGCGTATTTGCAACTGTTTGGACCGCTGCCGGCCCCCGACCAGACGTTGATTGCCGGCGCCTGGACGCCCCGGTCCCTGGCCGAAGGCGAGACGTTGTTTGCGGCGGGGGCAGTGTGCCGGGAGCTGTTTTTTATTGACCAGGGCGTGTTGCGCATTGTGGTAACCCAGGAAACGGGCAAGGAGGTGACCCACTTTTTTCTGGCTGAAAATCGGTTCTGCACCATTCTGCGCAGCTTTACCCACGAAGTGCCCGCCGCCGAAAGCATACTGGCGGCTTGCCCGGCCCGGGTCTTGGTCATCGGTAAGCCCCGGCTGGAGGCACTCTACCAGCAGCTGCCCTACCTGCGCCCCCGCATCGACCAAATCATTCAGCAGGGCCTGCTCGACAAGATTCAAACCCGCAACGCCTATCTGGGCCAGGACTCGGCCACGCGCTACCAACGCTTCTTGCAGGGGCAGCCTGACATTGCCCGCCGCGTGTCGCTCACCGATGTGGCCTCCTACCTGGGCATCACGCCCCAGTCCTTGAGCCGGATTCGCCGGGGCAGCCGCTAG
- a CDS encoding RagB/SusD family nutrient uptake outer membrane protein, with protein MKNRYTTLAAALLLTLSACEKDLDQAPLSSGSVPTFYQTPNDFDQALTATYAGLVAYPDRLYNLSEMRSDNIYGVGEAGVRDWEPINNFQTTLATNPYIAEAWTTNYNAILRANTVLDQLAGTNGSVLSAAVRSRTEGEAKFLRAFYYFDLVRTFGRVPLIDKALVPSEVLKVPRTPVAQVYELIISDLQTAIANLPLIYDNAVTADKGSVGRATASAAKALLALVYLTRSGPTYGIQGPGLGSNEYGKAATLLNEIIASGKFGFVPKYADIFSYTNENNREVIFDVQYISGGTGRGGTLPTLVSPGVYFAAVKIPFAGAEEIKPVANDLLNSYPTGDGRKDFNFQMGYTTLTNIKETRAFERKYLNETLRGVDRFDWPINFIVLRYTDVLLMRAECILHGAGGTPADVDAAVNQVRSRAGLGPITGVTLAQLLEERRREFAGEGLRWHDLVREGVVLDVMNAWIPKEDTRNKITRNISANSIIYPIPQAELSAAPGLYDQNPGY; from the coding sequence ATGAAAAACCGCTATACCACCCTGGCCGCGGCCCTGCTCCTGACGCTGAGCGCCTGCGAAAAAGACCTGGACCAGGCCCCGCTTTCGAGCGGCTCAGTGCCCACGTTCTACCAAACGCCCAACGACTTCGACCAGGCCCTGACGGCCACTTACGCCGGCCTGGTGGCCTACCCCGACCGGCTCTACAACCTCTCGGAAATGCGCTCCGACAACATCTACGGCGTGGGCGAGGCCGGGGTGCGCGACTGGGAGCCCATCAACAACTTCCAGACCACGCTGGCCACCAACCCCTACATTGCCGAGGCCTGGACCACGAATTACAACGCCATCCTGCGGGCCAATACCGTGCTCGATCAGCTGGCCGGCACCAACGGCAGCGTGCTGAGCGCGGCCGTGCGCAGCCGCACCGAGGGCGAGGCCAAGTTTCTGCGGGCCTTCTACTACTTCGACCTGGTGCGCACCTTCGGCCGGGTGCCCCTCATCGATAAGGCCCTGGTGCCGAGCGAGGTGCTGAAAGTACCCCGTACCCCGGTAGCGCAGGTGTACGAGCTGATAATTTCGGACCTGCAAACGGCCATTGCCAACCTGCCGCTCATTTACGACAACGCCGTGACGGCCGACAAGGGCAGCGTGGGTCGGGCCACGGCCAGCGCCGCCAAGGCCCTGCTGGCCCTGGTCTACCTCACCCGCTCGGGCCCGACTTACGGCATTCAGGGTCCGGGCCTGGGCAGCAATGAGTACGGCAAGGCGGCTACGCTGCTGAACGAAATCATTGCCAGCGGCAAGTTTGGCTTCGTACCCAAGTACGCGGATATTTTCAGCTACACCAACGAAAACAACCGGGAGGTGATTTTCGACGTGCAGTACATCAGCGGGGGTACGGGCCGGGGTGGCACGCTGCCCACGCTGGTGTCGCCGGGCGTGTACTTCGCGGCGGTGAAGATTCCCTTTGCCGGGGCCGAGGAAATCAAGCCCGTGGCCAACGACCTGCTCAACTCCTACCCCACCGGCGACGGGCGCAAGGACTTCAACTTCCAGATGGGCTACACCACGCTCACCAACATCAAGGAAACCAGGGCCTTTGAGCGCAAATACCTGAACGAAACCCTGCGCGGCGTCGACCGGTTCGACTGGCCCATCAACTTCATCGTGCTCCGCTACACCGACGTGCTACTGATGCGGGCCGAGTGCATCCTGCACGGTGCCGGTGGCACCCCGGCCGACGTGGACGCGGCCGTCAACCAGGTGCGTAGCCGCGCCGGACTGGGCCCAATTACGGGCGTCACGCTGGCTCAGCTGCTGGAGGAGCGGCGTCGGGAGTTTGCCGGTGAGGGCCTGCGCTGGCACGACTTGGTGCGCGAGGGCGTGGTGCTGGATGTGATGAACGCCTGGATTCCCAAGGAAGACACCCGCAACAAAATCACCCGCAACATCTCGGCTAACAGCATTATTTACCCCATCCCGCAGGCCGAGCTCAGCGCCGCCCCCGGCCTCTACGACCAGAACCCAGGGTATTAA
- a CDS encoding sialate O-acetylesterase, with the protein MRISRLLTSAFLLTLTYSAQANVTLPALIADNMVLQQKSTVALWGWAEAGETVSVTASWQKAPVNATADAAGNWLVRVPTGQAGGPYTIRFQGRNELTVRNVLLGEVWLCSGQSNMAFSVSKKPNSGSYTGVINEAEVVPKASYPAIRMFTVKNTVANEPQRDTQGQWQVCSPQTVGEFSAVAYFFAQEIHEHTRLPIGLINSTWGGTPAESWTRKDVLEQDPDFRPILRRYERGLTTFEQDQATYKQQLAEFQQERAANPQTARMAPVAPVGVTSNKSPYKLYNGMIRPLIPYTLRGVLWYQGENNADRAYQYRRLFPALIQSWRQEWQQPEMPFYFVQIAPHRSQNPEIREAQLLTLQTVPRTGMAVITDWGDSLDIHPRNKQVVGHRLAQWALAKDYGAKKTVYSGPIYHSMKVEAGGQVRLRFDYAAGGLQARNGPLREFTIAGPDSVFRPAQARIEGNSVVVWNEQVKQPVAVRFAWRAIPNPNFYNAAGLPATPFRTDQWKLKTQGLL; encoded by the coding sequence ATGCGCATTTCCCGGCTCCTTACGTCTGCTTTCCTGCTGACCCTGACTTACTCGGCCCAAGCCAACGTCACGCTGCCCGCCCTGATTGCCGACAACATGGTGCTCCAGCAGAAAAGCACCGTGGCCCTCTGGGGCTGGGCCGAGGCCGGAGAAACGGTGAGCGTAACGGCCAGCTGGCAGAAAGCCCCGGTCAACGCTACGGCCGATGCGGCGGGCAACTGGCTGGTGCGGGTACCCACGGGCCAGGCGGGCGGGCCGTATACCATCCGGTTTCAGGGCCGGAATGAGCTGACGGTGCGCAACGTGCTGCTGGGCGAGGTCTGGCTGTGCTCGGGGCAGTCGAACATGGCGTTTTCCGTCAGTAAAAAGCCCAACAGCGGCTCCTATACCGGCGTTATCAATGAGGCCGAGGTGGTGCCCAAGGCCAGCTACCCGGCCATCCGGATGTTCACCGTGAAGAATACCGTGGCCAACGAGCCCCAGCGCGACACCCAGGGCCAGTGGCAGGTGTGTAGCCCCCAGACCGTGGGCGAATTCTCGGCCGTGGCCTACTTTTTTGCCCAGGAAATCCACGAGCACACCCGGCTGCCCATCGGCCTGATCAACTCGACCTGGGGCGGCACCCCGGCCGAGTCCTGGACCCGTAAGGACGTGCTGGAGCAGGACCCCGACTTCCGGCCCATCCTGCGCCGCTACGAGCGGGGCCTGACGACCTTCGAGCAGGACCAGGCCACCTACAAGCAGCAACTGGCCGAGTTTCAGCAGGAGCGGGCCGCCAACCCGCAAACGGCCCGTATGGCACCCGTCGCGCCGGTGGGAGTTACCTCGAATAAGTCGCCCTACAAGCTCTACAACGGCATGATTCGGCCCCTGATTCCCTACACGCTCCGGGGCGTACTCTGGTACCAGGGCGAAAACAACGCCGACCGGGCCTACCAGTACCGCCGTCTGTTTCCGGCCCTGATCCAAAGCTGGCGGCAGGAATGGCAGCAGCCCGAAATGCCCTTTTACTTCGTCCAGATTGCCCCGCACCGCAGCCAGAATCCCGAAATCCGGGAGGCCCAGCTGCTGACGCTGCAAACCGTGCCCCGCACCGGCATGGCCGTCATCACCGACTGGGGCGACTCACTCGATATTCACCCCCGCAACAAGCAGGTGGTGGGCCACCGCCTGGCCCAGTGGGCCCTGGCCAAAGACTACGGCGCGAAGAAAACGGTGTATTCGGGCCCCATCTACCACAGTATGAAAGTGGAAGCCGGCGGCCAGGTGCGCCTGCGCTTCGACTACGCCGCCGGCGGCCTGCAAGCCCGGAACGGGCCCCTGCGCGAGTTCACCATTGCCGGCCCCGACAGCGTTTTTCGCCCCGCCCAGGCCCGTATCGAGGGCAACTCGGTGGTGGTCTGGAACGAGCAGGTAAAGCAGCCCGTGGCCGTGCGCTTCGCCTGGCGGGCCATTCCCAACCCCAACTTCTACAACGCCGCCGGCCTGCCCGCCACGCCCTTCCGCACCGACCAGTGGAAGCTCAAAACCCAGGGTTTGCTGTAA
- a CDS encoding glycoside hydrolase family 28 protein, with product MLLNLTFLLPLLTWLGSFTEPVSAPVSTVPPAATDPAWVKETGAKTRPATKNTFLVAKYGAVADGKTLNTQAIQKAIDAAAKKGGVVTFAPGQYLTGSIFLKKGVTLNLPKGVTLLGSQDLKDYPELPTRVAGIEMKWPAALINVLDQDNVAITGEGTVDGQGKPFWDNYWAMRKDYDPKGLRWIIDYDAKRPRTLLVANSSNVTLQGITLQRAGFWTVHILYSKNVTADGLTIRNNIGGHGPSTDGIDIDSSSYVLVQNCDIDCNDDNFCLKAGRDADGLRVNRPAEYILIQNCVAGAGDGLFTCGSETSGGIRHVIARNLTAKGTKVGIRIKSALTRGGTVEDITVDNIEMDGVGTAILMTMNWNPAYSYSSLPEGYTQETLPAHWKAMLTKVEPAEKGIPHFKDVTITNVRVRNAKTAISAEGQANSLLENMTLENITMTAETAGGINYGTGWHVKNINITAQDQEPVAVINSTGMKF from the coding sequence ATGCTGCTCAACCTGACTTTCCTGCTGCCGTTACTCACTTGGCTCGGCAGCTTCACCGAGCCTGTTTCGGCTCCCGTTTCTACCGTCCCTCCGGCCGCTACTGACCCGGCCTGGGTCAAGGAAACCGGCGCCAAAACCCGACCCGCCACCAAAAACACGTTTCTGGTGGCCAAGTACGGGGCCGTGGCCGACGGCAAAACCCTCAATACCCAAGCCATTCAGAAAGCCATTGACGCGGCGGCCAAGAAAGGTGGCGTCGTTACGTTTGCGCCCGGCCAGTACCTGACGGGCTCCATCTTCCTCAAGAAAGGGGTGACCCTGAACCTGCCCAAGGGCGTGACGTTGCTCGGCAGCCAGGACCTGAAAGACTACCCCGAACTACCCACCCGCGTGGCCGGCATCGAAATGAAGTGGCCCGCCGCCCTGATCAACGTGCTCGACCAGGACAACGTGGCCATTACCGGCGAAGGCACCGTGGACGGGCAGGGCAAGCCGTTTTGGGACAACTACTGGGCCATGCGCAAAGACTACGACCCCAAGGGCCTGCGCTGGATTATTGACTACGACGCCAAGCGTCCCCGCACCCTGCTAGTGGCTAATTCCTCGAACGTGACGCTCCAGGGCATTACCCTGCAGCGGGCCGGGTTCTGGACGGTCCACATTCTCTACTCCAAAAACGTAACGGCCGACGGGCTGACGATTCGCAACAACATCGGCGGCCACGGCCCCAGCACCGACGGCATCGACATTGATTCGAGCTCCTACGTGCTGGTCCAGAACTGCGACATCGACTGCAACGACGACAACTTCTGCCTCAAGGCCGGCCGCGACGCCGACGGCCTGCGCGTGAACCGCCCCGCCGAGTACATCCTGATTCAGAACTGCGTGGCCGGGGCCGGCGACGGACTTTTTACCTGCGGCTCGGAAACTTCCGGTGGCATCCGTCACGTCATTGCCCGCAACCTCACGGCCAAGGGCACCAAGGTCGGCATCCGCATCAAGTCGGCCCTCACCCGGGGCGGCACCGTGGAGGATATTACCGTCGACAACATCGAAATGGACGGCGTGGGCACGGCCATCCTAATGACCATGAACTGGAACCCGGCCTACAGCTACTCGTCGTTGCCCGAGGGCTACACCCAGGAAACCCTGCCCGCCCACTGGAAAGCCATGCTCACCAAGGTGGAGCCCGCCGAGAAGGGCATTCCCCACTTCAAGGACGTGACCATCACCAACGTGCGGGTGCGCAACGCCAAAACCGCCATTTCGGCCGAGGGCCAGGCCAATTCCCTGCTGGAAAATATGACCCTCGAAAATATTACCATGACGGCCGAAACTGCCGGCGGCATCAACTATGGCACCGGCTGGCACGTGAAAAACATCAACATCACGGCCCAGGACCAGGAGCCGGTGGCCGTCATCAACAGCACGGGCATGAAATTTTAG
- a CDS encoding SusC/RagA family TonB-linked outer membrane protein, with protein MKKTSTWWLAGLATFALPGPLLAERLPALTLAVARPAAVAEWQVTGKVTASNGEALPGVTVVLKGTTRGTTTGPDGSFALAVPETAGTLVFSYIGYQTQEQSFSGATTLSIRLADDAKALEEVVVVGYGTQKKADVTAAIARFDAKQLEERPIARVDQALIGQLAGVQVKQTTGVPGRGFSVQVRGSGSITAGNEPLYVIDGFPLETAAQNAGGRFGTGSPLDNINPNDIESIEVLKDAAAAAIYGSRASNGVVLITTKKGKSGKPRINLNTYAGYSQAVRTLPMLSAEQWVDRATEIINATWVGSGTGRTAAQTTAERMKILGVNTINPTYMVDDRWFEPGHPGLTYVDWEKEAFQKGATQDYQVSASGANDFVNYYVSGDYFTQTGILPGLGYKRYSGRANLDIKATDKLKFGLNLSPSYSVAKDPGVEGKDALIHLLTSITPVVEAEAGLNTNTGDFTSYRWGATRNSPLRQLENNTGETRTMRTLATLYAEYQLVKNLNLRSTLNLDNSDGATKAYSPAFVNGSLGNRQAQGSYNGYRRTTFVNENTLAYSFNLGGNHDFSALVGYAYNVTKLDAQRLTAAGGFVNSAVTTINGAASVSGTANNFTTETRNVLVSYFGRVQYSYLGKYLVSGTVRRDGSSRFGQNQQFGVFPSVSAGWRLSQESFLQSLSALSELKLRASYGLSGNNNIGDYSSVATLGSYGYSFGTTPVNGQAPNRVNNPDLKWEKSQTLDVGVDFGVLKNRLTGSFDYYTKTSKDLLLNVPIPSSAGFTTQLTNVGEVVNKGWELELSSRNLTGAFQWNTAVNLAHNTNKVVHLGQGDAPIQVVSAFDIPNNILQVGQPLYSIYVVKQIGILSQADLDSKAALYGSQTVGDPKYFDANGDGKIDPNDRVIVGHPNPDYVAGITNSFKYKGFDLSVLVQGQWGGSIYSLFGRAIDRTGQGYVDNVPAFYTERWRSADNPGAGERGKAYSTFGRIKNTDWLYSSDYYRVRNITLGYDLGLVIKKSIAQGARIYVTAENFFGQDKYDGGYNPEAVNTDGGDASFPVGVDYGGLPLTKSLVLGLNLTF; from the coding sequence ATGAAAAAAACTTCTACCTGGTGGCTGGCTGGTCTGGCAACCTTCGCGCTGCCCGGGCCCCTGCTGGCCGAGCGGCTGCCGGCCCTGACGCTGGCCGTAGCCCGCCCGGCGGCCGTGGCCGAGTGGCAGGTGACGGGCAAAGTAACGGCGTCTAACGGTGAGGCCCTGCCCGGCGTCACGGTAGTGCTCAAGGGCACGACCCGCGGCACGACCACCGGACCCGACGGCAGCTTCGCGCTGGCCGTGCCCGAAACGGCCGGCACCTTGGTTTTCAGCTACATCGGCTACCAAACCCAGGAGCAAAGCTTCAGCGGGGCCACGACGCTCAGCATCCGGCTGGCCGACGACGCCAAGGCCCTGGAGGAAGTGGTGGTAGTGGGCTACGGCACCCAGAAAAAGGCCGACGTGACGGCCGCCATTGCCCGCTTCGACGCCAAGCAGCTCGAAGAGCGGCCCATTGCCCGCGTGGATCAGGCCCTGATCGGGCAGCTGGCCGGCGTGCAGGTCAAGCAGACGACGGGCGTGCCGGGCCGGGGCTTTTCGGTGCAGGTGCGGGGCTCGGGCTCCATTACGGCCGGCAACGAGCCGCTTTACGTCATCGACGGATTTCCGCTGGAAACGGCTGCCCAGAATGCCGGAGGCCGCTTCGGCACGGGCAGCCCGCTGGACAACATCAACCCGAACGACATTGAAAGCATCGAGGTGCTCAAGGATGCCGCGGCGGCCGCCATCTACGGTTCCCGGGCTTCCAACGGCGTGGTGCTGATTACCACCAAAAAGGGCAAAAGCGGCAAGCCCCGCATCAACCTGAACACCTACGCCGGCTACAGCCAGGCCGTGCGCACCCTGCCCATGCTCAGCGCCGAGCAGTGGGTCGACCGGGCCACCGAAATCATCAACGCCACCTGGGTCGGCTCGGGGACGGGCCGCACCGCCGCCCAAACCACAGCCGAGCGGATGAAGATTCTGGGCGTGAACACCATCAACCCCACCTACATGGTCGACGACCGGTGGTTTGAGCCCGGCCACCCGGGCCTGACCTACGTGGACTGGGAAAAGGAAGCTTTTCAGAAGGGCGCCACCCAGGACTACCAGGTGTCGGCCAGCGGGGCCAACGACTTCGTGAACTACTACGTGTCGGGCGACTATTTCACCCAGACCGGGATTCTGCCGGGCCTGGGCTATAAGCGCTACTCGGGCCGGGCCAACCTCGACATCAAGGCCACCGACAAGCTCAAGTTTGGCCTCAACCTCTCCCCTTCCTACTCCGTGGCCAAGGACCCCGGCGTGGAAGGCAAGGACGCGCTGATTCACCTGCTCACCTCGATTACGCCCGTCGTGGAGGCCGAGGCCGGCCTGAACACCAACACCGGCGACTTTACCAGTTACCGCTGGGGCGCCACGCGCAACAGCCCGCTGCGGCAGCTGGAAAACAACACCGGCGAAACCCGCACCATGCGCACCCTGGCCACGCTTTACGCCGAGTACCAGCTGGTCAAAAACCTGAACCTGCGCTCCACCCTGAACCTGGACAACAGCGACGGGGCCACCAAAGCCTACAGCCCGGCCTTCGTGAACGGCAGCCTCGGCAACCGCCAGGCCCAGGGCTCCTACAACGGCTACCGGCGCACCACCTTCGTCAACGAAAACACCCTGGCCTACAGCTTCAACCTGGGCGGCAACCACGACTTTTCGGCCCTGGTGGGCTACGCCTATAACGTGACCAAGCTCGATGCCCAGCGCCTGACGGCCGCCGGGGGCTTCGTCAATAGCGCCGTGACGACCATCAACGGAGCGGCCAGCGTGTCGGGCACGGCCAACAACTTTACCACCGAAACCCGCAACGTGCTGGTGTCTTACTTCGGGCGGGTGCAGTACTCGTATCTGGGCAAATACCTGGTGTCGGGCACGGTGCGCCGCGACGGGTCTTCGCGCTTCGGGCAGAACCAGCAGTTCGGCGTGTTTCCGTCGGTGTCGGCGGGCTGGCGCCTGTCCCAGGAAAGCTTTCTGCAGAGCCTCAGTGCCCTGAGTGAGCTCAAGCTGCGGGCTTCCTACGGCCTGTCGGGCAACAACAACATCGGCGACTACAGCAGCGTGGCCACCCTGGGCAGCTACGGCTACAGCTTCGGCACGACGCCGGTGAACGGACAGGCGCCGAACCGGGTGAATAACCCCGATCTGAAGTGGGAAAAGTCCCAGACCCTGGACGTGGGCGTAGACTTCGGGGTGCTCAAAAACCGCCTCACCGGCTCGTTCGACTACTACACCAAAACCAGCAAGGATTTGCTGCTCAACGTGCCCATTCCGTCCTCGGCGGGCTTTACCACCCAGCTTACCAACGTGGGTGAAGTGGTGAACAAGGGCTGGGAACTGGAGCTGAGCAGCCGCAACCTGACCGGCGCCTTCCAGTGGAACACGGCCGTGAACCTGGCCCACAACACCAACAAAGTAGTGCACCTGGGCCAGGGCGACGCCCCGATTCAGGTGGTGTCGGCCTTCGATATTCCCAACAACATCCTGCAGGTCGGTCAGCCGCTCTACAGCATCTACGTCGTCAAGCAGATCGGCATTTTGTCGCAGGCCGACCTGGACAGCAAGGCCGCGCTGTACGGCTCCCAGACCGTGGGCGACCCGAAGTACTTCGATGCCAACGGCGACGGCAAGATTGACCCCAACGACCGGGTCATCGTGGGCCACCCGAATCCCGACTACGTGGCCGGCATCACCAACAGCTTCAAGTACAAAGGCTTCGATTTGAGCGTGCTGGTTCAGGGCCAGTGGGGCGGCTCGATTTACTCGCTCTTCGGCCGGGCCATCGACCGGACCGGGCAGGGCTACGTCGACAACGTGCCGGCCTTCTACACCGAGCGGTGGCGCTCGGCCGACAACCCCGGCGCGGGTGAGCGGGGCAAGGCCTACTCGACGTTCGGCCGCATCAAAAACACCGACTGGCTGTATTCGTCCGACTACTACCGGGTGCGCAATATCACCCTGGGCTACGATCTGGGCCTGGTTATTAAGAAAAGCATTGCCCAGGGCGCCCGCATCTACGTGACAGCCGAAAACTTCTTCGGCCAGGACAAATACGACGGCGGCTACAACCCCGAGGCGGTGAACACCGACGGCGGCGACGCAAGCTTCCCCGTGGGCGTCGACTACGGCGGCCTGCCCCTGACCAAGTCCCTGGTACTGGGCCTGAACCTGACTTTCTAA
- a CDS encoding SDR family oxidoreductase, with amino-acid sequence MHEQITPGVLIGQRVVVLGGSAGIGLATAQLAAAVGAQVVIVSSNQPRLEAALQSLPGASTGHLADLTQEAQLHALFERIGAFDHLVFTAGESLLLGELVQTDLSLIRRAFELRYYGALAAVKHAQPYVRPGGSITLTSGIASRRPGKGWAVGASICGAIDALTRALAVELAPIRVNNVAPGVVKTDLWAAMPAPDRAAMYAGIGQSLPVGRVGEAPDVAQTYLYLMQQRYGTGQSIVVDGGNVLV; translated from the coding sequence ATGCACGAGCAAATCACCCCAGGAGTATTAATCGGCCAGCGCGTTGTGGTGCTCGGCGGCAGCGCCGGTATCGGTTTGGCCACGGCCCAGCTGGCTGCCGCCGTCGGCGCCCAGGTTGTCATCGTCTCCAGCAACCAGCCGCGCCTCGAGGCGGCCTTACAGAGTTTGCCCGGAGCCAGCACCGGCCACCTCGCCGACCTTACCCAGGAAGCGCAGCTGCATGCTCTATTCGAGCGAATCGGCGCTTTCGACCACCTCGTCTTTACCGCCGGCGAGTCGCTGCTGCTGGGCGAGCTGGTCCAAACCGACCTATCCCTCATCCGGCGGGCGTTTGAGTTGCGTTACTACGGCGCCCTGGCCGCGGTGAAGCACGCCCAGCCGTACGTGCGGCCTGGCGGCTCCATAACCCTAACGTCCGGCATTGCCAGCCGGCGGCCCGGTAAAGGCTGGGCCGTGGGAGCCAGCATCTGCGGGGCCATCGATGCCCTTACCCGGGCCCTAGCCGTGGAGCTGGCCCCGATTCGGGTCAATAACGTGGCGCCGGGCGTGGTAAAAACCGACCTCTGGGCCGCTATGCCCGCCCCCGACCGGGCTGCCATGTACGCCGGTATTGGTCAGAGCCTGCCCGTTGGCCGCGTGGGCGAAGCTCCCGACGTTGCCCAGACCTACCTCTACCTGATGCAGCAGCGCTACGGTACCGGTCAGAGCATCGTGGTGGATGGCGGCAACGTACTGGTTTAA
- the rhaM gene encoding L-rhamnose mutarotase — MEEIAFTMQLKPGVAAEYQRRHDEIWPELTQALHEAGIRDYSIFLDEASGRLFAVQKRRPGHTTDQLPSQEIMRHWWAYMADLMETNPDNSPVVQSLARVFHQD, encoded by the coding sequence ATGGAAGAAATTGCCTTTACCATGCAGCTCAAGCCCGGCGTAGCGGCCGAGTATCAGCGCCGCCACGACGAAATCTGGCCCGAGCTAACCCAGGCCCTGCACGAAGCCGGCATCCGCGACTATTCCATCTTCCTGGACGAGGCCAGCGGCCGGCTGTTTGCCGTGCAAAAGCGCCGGCCCGGCCACACCACCGACCAGCTCCCGAGCCAGGAAATCATGCGGCACTGGTGGGCCTACATGGCCGATTTGATGGAAACCAACCCCGACAACTCGCCCGTAGTGCAGTCCTTGGCTCGGGTGTTTCATCAGGACTAA